One genomic window of Actinoplanes lobatus includes the following:
- a CDS encoding serine hydrolase domain-containing protein has product MVEPISRRSLLRTAAAGAAAVTTGATATATAAPATAGAGARVPAAVRELLEKIQAGMAAYRIPGVAYGLYHQGREYVGGFGVTDVAAPAPVDGDTVFRIASTTKTFTGTAVMRLTERGRIDLDRTVRAYLPGFRTATSPGVTVRQVLNHSAGWLGDVFTDTGSGDDTLAKYVAALETVPQLTPPGTVMAYNNAAIGLAGRLIEVTTGAVYERAMRSLVLDPLRLRGTAFTLDELAGATVAMPHGSDASGNPVSVPEALVIPRSLHAAGGLYSTARDQLRWARFHLGDGDPLLTRRSLRAMRWRPGPGGTLFVEVDGFGVTWMLRPTAEGPRVIQHGGDLPGQHSGFLLVPERGLALTVLTNSESGPALLAELFADDWALTRLAGLHNLPATPRPLTPAQLSGYEGRYVAEQIGSTGEQASITLDLVAAGGRLSGRVDGTEAMVLPFYRRDHVLVWAPDGTDAHTRADFVRDPDGSVGWLRFGGRLFRRTPPGPAALRTTANTPALLPVTLPHPARP; this is encoded by the coding sequence ATGGTCGAACCGATCTCCCGCCGGTCCCTGCTGCGCACCGCGGCGGCCGGCGCCGCGGCGGTCACCACCGGAGCCACCGCCACCGCCACCGCCGCACCCGCGACCGCCGGCGCCGGGGCCCGGGTTCCCGCCGCGGTCCGTGAACTCCTGGAGAAGATCCAGGCCGGCATGGCGGCATACCGGATTCCCGGCGTCGCCTACGGCCTCTACCACCAGGGCCGCGAATACGTGGGCGGCTTCGGCGTCACCGACGTGGCCGCGCCCGCCCCGGTCGACGGCGACACCGTCTTCCGGATCGCCTCCACCACCAAGACCTTCACCGGTACGGCCGTGATGCGGCTGACCGAACGCGGCCGGATCGACCTCGATCGCACCGTCCGCGCCTACCTGCCCGGCTTCCGGACCGCCACCTCCCCCGGGGTCACCGTGCGGCAGGTCCTCAACCACAGCGCCGGCTGGCTCGGCGACGTCTTCACCGACACCGGCAGCGGCGACGACACCCTGGCGAAATACGTGGCGGCGCTGGAGACGGTGCCGCAGCTGACCCCGCCCGGGACGGTGATGGCGTACAACAACGCCGCCATCGGCCTGGCCGGCCGGCTCATCGAGGTGACCACCGGCGCCGTCTACGAACGCGCCATGCGGTCCCTGGTGCTCGACCCGCTCCGGCTGCGGGGCACCGCGTTCACACTGGACGAACTGGCGGGCGCCACGGTGGCCATGCCGCACGGCTCCGACGCGTCCGGCAACCCGGTGTCGGTGCCGGAGGCGCTGGTCATCCCGCGCAGCCTGCACGCGGCCGGCGGTCTCTACTCCACGGCCCGCGACCAGCTGCGCTGGGCCCGCTTCCACCTCGGCGACGGCGACCCGCTGCTCACCCGGCGCTCACTACGGGCCATGCGGTGGCGGCCCGGCCCCGGCGGCACCCTGTTCGTCGAGGTCGACGGCTTCGGCGTCACCTGGATGCTGCGCCCCACCGCCGAGGGCCCGCGCGTCATCCAGCACGGCGGCGACCTGCCCGGCCAGCACTCCGGCTTCCTGCTCGTACCGGAACGCGGCCTCGCGCTCACCGTCCTCACCAACTCGGAGAGCGGCCCGGCCCTGCTCGCCGAACTGTTCGCCGACGACTGGGCGCTGACCCGCCTGGCCGGTCTGCACAACCTGCCGGCCACCCCGCGCCCGCTCACCCCCGCCCAGCTGTCCGGGTACGAGGGCCGTTACGTGGCCGAGCAGATCGGCTCCACCGGCGAGCAGGCGTCCATCACCCTCGACCTGGTCGCCGCGGGCGGCCGCCTGAGCGGCCGCGTCGACGGCACCGAGGCGATGGTGCTGCCGTTCTACCGTCGCGACCACGTGCTGGTGTGGGCCCCCGACGGCACCGACGCACACACCCGCGCCGACTTCGTCCGCGACCCGGACGGCTCGGTCGGCTGGCTCCGCTTCGGCGGCCGCCTCTTCCGGCGCACCCCACCCGGCCCGGCCGCCCTCCGCACCACCGCCAACACCCCGGCCCTGCTACCCGTCACCCTGCCCCACCCGGCCCGCCCCTGA
- a CDS encoding type II toxin-antitoxin system Rv0910 family toxin: MPKVSVSATTTAEPDKVWQVVTDLPRTPEWNAMHQGFTGEVPATVAEGTTYKQKVKLMGMPAEMAWKVVAADAPNRLEMAGDGPMGVKAKNRFVIEPEGAGSRVTYEMEFAGPALNGPMAAMLEKQAGPAAQQALEKLTALAG, from the coding sequence ATGCCCAAGGTGAGCGTCTCGGCCACCACCACCGCCGAGCCGGACAAGGTGTGGCAGGTCGTCACCGATCTGCCCCGGACGCCCGAGTGGAACGCCATGCACCAGGGCTTCACCGGTGAGGTGCCGGCGACCGTGGCCGAGGGGACCACGTACAAGCAGAAGGTGAAGCTGATGGGCATGCCCGCCGAGATGGCCTGGAAGGTCGTCGCCGCGGACGCCCCGAACCGTCTGGAGATGGCCGGCGACGGCCCGATGGGCGTCAAGGCGAAGAACCGCTTCGTCATCGAACCCGAGGGCGCCGGCTCCCGGGTCACCTACGAGATGGAGTTCGCCGGGCCGGCGCTCAACGGGCCGATGGCCGCCATGCTGGAGAAACAGGCCGGGCCCGCCGCGCAGCAGGCCCTGGAGAAGCTGACCGCCCTGGCCGGGTGA
- the kstR gene encoding cholesterol catabolism transcriptional regulator KstR → MAVTRTSTTGTARGALTGADIAGSAAQRDRRRRILEATLALASKGGYDAVQMRTVAERAGVALGTLYRYFPSKIHLLVSALAGEFETIQDKIGRKPVPGDTPYDRTLYVLGRMTRTMQREPLLAEAMTRAFMFADPSASAEVNAVAGLMEDMLTRAMHEGDDSEPTADDRAKARVIGDVWLSNLVAWVTRRASANDVVNHLELATRLLVR, encoded by the coding sequence ATGGCAGTCACGAGAACGAGTACCACCGGCACCGCACGCGGCGCGCTCACCGGCGCCGACATCGCGGGTTCGGCCGCGCAGCGCGACCGGCGCCGCCGGATCCTGGAGGCCACGCTGGCGCTGGCGTCCAAGGGCGGTTACGACGCGGTGCAGATGCGCACGGTCGCCGAGCGGGCCGGGGTCGCCCTGGGCACGCTCTACCGCTACTTCCCCTCGAAGATCCATCTGCTGGTGTCGGCGCTGGCCGGCGAGTTCGAGACGATCCAGGACAAGATCGGCCGCAAGCCCGTTCCGGGGGACACGCCGTATGACCGGACGCTCTACGTCCTCGGCCGGATGACCCGGACCATGCAGCGCGAGCCGCTGCTCGCCGAGGCGATGACCAGGGCCTTCATGTTCGCCGACCCGTCGGCGAGCGCCGAGGTCAACGCGGTGGCCGGCCTCATGGAGGACATGCTGACCCGCGCCATGCACGAGGGCGACGACAGTGAGCCGACCGCCGACGACCGGGCCAAGGCGCGGGTGATCGGTGACGTGTGGCTGTCCAATCTGGTGGCCTGGGTGACCCGCCGGGCGTCGGCGAACGATGTCGTCAACCACCTCGAGCTGGCCACCCGGCTGCTGGTCCGCTGA
- a CDS encoding pectinesterase family protein, whose product MRRRTFLGMSSGLGIVATGLTTTPALAGGRRPDLTVAVDGSGDHTGIQAAIDAAPAGATEPFVIGVRPGTYLGQVIVPATKPFLELRGLGRRPDDVVIADDRANGTLKPDGTPWGTSGSASVTVNGADFRAVNLTFANLFDEAAHPEITNRQAVAVLTRADRLVFDRVRFLANQDTLYVNSSAAGVVARVYLRDCYVEGDVDFIFGRATAVFDRCRIHSLNRGSTPNGYVTAPSTDITNPYGLLFRRSRFTSDAPAGTVLLGRPWHPSNDPNAIGQTIIRESWIGAHIPDVAWSDFGTWPWEEARFFEYRNAGPGAIVSANRPQLTAEQAGDLTAAAFLRGGDDWAPERC is encoded by the coding sequence ATGCGTCGGCGTACCTTCCTCGGCATGTCCTCCGGCCTCGGCATCGTGGCGACCGGCCTGACCACCACCCCGGCTCTCGCGGGCGGCCGGCGACCGGACCTGACAGTCGCCGTCGACGGCAGCGGCGACCACACCGGCATCCAGGCGGCGATCGACGCGGCCCCGGCCGGGGCGACCGAGCCGTTCGTCATCGGCGTGCGTCCCGGCACCTACCTGGGCCAGGTCATCGTCCCCGCCACGAAGCCGTTCCTGGAGCTGCGCGGCCTCGGCCGCCGCCCGGACGACGTGGTGATCGCCGACGACCGCGCCAACGGCACCCTCAAGCCGGACGGCACGCCCTGGGGCACCTCCGGCAGCGCCTCGGTCACCGTCAACGGCGCCGACTTCCGGGCCGTGAACCTGACCTTCGCGAACCTCTTCGACGAGGCCGCCCACCCGGAGATCACCAACCGGCAGGCGGTGGCCGTGCTGACCCGGGCCGACCGGCTGGTCTTCGACCGGGTGCGGTTCCTGGCCAACCAGGACACCCTGTACGTGAACAGCAGCGCGGCCGGTGTGGTGGCCCGGGTCTACCTGCGCGACTGCTATGTGGAGGGTGACGTCGACTTCATCTTCGGCCGGGCCACCGCCGTCTTCGACCGCTGCCGGATCCACTCGCTGAACCGCGGCAGCACCCCGAACGGTTACGTCACCGCGCCGAGCACCGACATCACCAACCCGTACGGCCTGCTCTTCCGGCGCAGCCGGTTCACCTCGGACGCCCCGGCCGGGACGGTCCTGCTGGGCCGCCCGTGGCACCCGAGCAACGACCCGAACGCGATCGGCCAGACGATCATCCGGGAGTCCTGGATCGGCGCGCACATCCCCGACGTCGCGTGGAGCGACTTCGGCACCTGGCCGTGGGAGGAGGCGCGGTTCTTCGAGTACCGCAACGCCGGGCCGGGCGCGATCGTCTCGGCGAACCGGCCGCAGCTGACCGCCGAGCAGGCCGGGGACCTCACCGCCGCGGCGTTCCTGCGGGGCGGTGACGACTGGGCCCCGGAGCGGTGCTGA
- a CDS encoding PaaI family thioesterase, with protein sequence MTDSENGRRLHAVDDALLRRREAISDLGDALRLLIEHATATEAPTEELRRAAERIRQAAAPLGERARGRHEPPSADDMRAGVRLYNPVTGAGSAFAPPLEIHQEGEITVGACTLGLAFEGPPSYAHGGVSAMLLDQMLGYAAGASGNPGMTVRLDTGYRKPVPLLTPLRLTAEVVDVDGRRVTVAGSIATAAEPGEILVAATGVFVGLRAEQARRLFGAVIGRGEESRAG encoded by the coding sequence GTGACCGACAGTGAGAACGGCCGCCGGCTGCACGCCGTCGACGACGCGCTGCTGCGCCGTCGCGAGGCGATCAGCGACCTGGGCGACGCGCTGCGACTGCTCATCGAGCACGCCACCGCCACCGAGGCGCCCACCGAGGAGCTGCGCCGGGCCGCCGAGCGGATCCGGCAGGCGGCCGCACCGCTGGGCGAGCGGGCCCGCGGCCGGCACGAACCGCCGTCCGCCGACGACATGCGCGCCGGGGTGCGCCTCTACAACCCGGTGACCGGCGCGGGCAGCGCCTTCGCCCCGCCGCTGGAGATCCACCAGGAGGGTGAGATCACGGTCGGCGCCTGCACGCTCGGGCTGGCCTTCGAGGGGCCGCCCAGCTATGCGCACGGCGGGGTCAGCGCCATGCTGCTCGACCAGATGCTGGGCTACGCGGCCGGCGCCTCCGGCAATCCGGGCATGACGGTCCGGCTCGACACCGGCTATCGCAAACCCGTCCCGCTGCTCACCCCGCTGCGGCTGACCGCCGAGGTGGTCGACGTGGACGGGCGCCGGGTCACCGTGGCCGGGTCGATCGCCACGGCGGCCGAGCCCGGCGAGATCCTGGTCGCGGCGACCGGCGTGTTCGTCGGTCTGCGTGCCGAGCAGGCGCGGAGGCTGTTCGGCGCGGTCATCGGGCGCGGCGAGGAGTCCCGGGCCGGCTGA
- the kstD gene encoding 3-oxosteroid 1-dehydrogenase — MAVTVEYDVVVVGAGAAGMTAALTTARSGLNTVLVEKAAVYGGSAARSGAGIWVPNNDVLLAAGVPDTFSKADTYLAAVVGPAVPAARRQAFLTNGPRTIAFLQRWTPLRFAWMKDYPDYYPELPGGMPNGRSIEPQALDANVLGDELAHLNGPYQASPAGTVVYTIDYKWLSLVARHPRGVATASEILWRYLQLAAQGQKPVTMGQALAGGLRAGLIAAGVPVWLNTPLLDLHVENGRVAGVLVRRDGAETLIRARRGVVVASGGFEHNERMRKQYQAAPIGTDWTIGADSNTGDGIEAGERAGAALALMEDAWWGPMIPLPGEPWFCLSERTLPGTIFVNRAGQRFVNEAAPYSDVVHVMYEKGHIPCWMITDQDYRNRYLFKDLAPLLPYPDEWYSSGALVKDWTLAGLAAKIGVPAGALRATVDRFNAQARAGRDTDWRRGDSAYDAYFADPTNTPSPCLAPIWLPPFYAFTIVPGDLGTKGGLLTDARARVVRPDGSVIPGLYAAGNASAAVMGHSYAGAGSTLGPAMTFGHVAGLELAATP; from the coding sequence ATGGCGGTCACCGTGGAGTACGACGTGGTCGTGGTGGGTGCCGGCGCAGCCGGGATGACAGCCGCCCTCACGACAGCCCGCAGCGGACTGAACACGGTTCTCGTCGAGAAGGCGGCCGTCTACGGTGGATCGGCGGCCCGGTCCGGCGCCGGGATCTGGGTGCCGAACAACGACGTTCTGCTCGCCGCCGGGGTGCCGGACACGTTCAGCAAGGCCGACACGTATCTGGCGGCCGTGGTCGGGCCGGCCGTGCCGGCCGCCCGCCGCCAGGCCTTCCTCACCAACGGGCCGCGGACCATCGCGTTCCTGCAACGCTGGACACCGCTGCGGTTCGCCTGGATGAAGGACTACCCGGACTACTATCCCGAGCTGCCCGGCGGCATGCCGAACGGCCGCTCGATCGAGCCGCAGGCCCTCGACGCCAACGTCCTCGGTGACGAACTGGCCCACCTCAACGGGCCCTACCAGGCCAGTCCCGCCGGAACCGTGGTCTACACGATCGACTACAAGTGGCTGTCGCTGGTCGCCCGCCACCCGCGCGGCGTCGCCACGGCCAGCGAGATCCTCTGGCGCTACCTCCAGCTCGCGGCCCAGGGCCAGAAGCCGGTCACCATGGGCCAGGCGCTGGCCGGTGGGCTGCGGGCCGGGCTGATCGCCGCCGGTGTGCCGGTCTGGCTGAACACCCCGCTGCTCGACCTGCACGTGGAGAACGGGCGGGTGGCCGGGGTGCTGGTCCGGCGCGACGGCGCCGAGACGCTGATCCGGGCCCGGCGCGGCGTGGTGGTGGCCAGCGGCGGGTTCGAGCACAACGAGCGGATGCGCAAGCAGTACCAGGCCGCGCCGATCGGCACCGACTGGACGATCGGGGCGGACTCCAACACCGGTGACGGCATCGAGGCCGGCGAGCGGGCCGGGGCCGCCCTCGCGCTGATGGAGGACGCCTGGTGGGGGCCGATGATCCCGCTGCCGGGCGAGCCGTGGTTCTGCCTCTCCGAGCGGACCCTGCCCGGCACCATCTTCGTCAACCGGGCCGGGCAGCGGTTCGTCAACGAGGCCGCGCCGTACAGCGACGTCGTGCACGTGATGTACGAGAAGGGCCACATCCCCTGCTGGATGATCACCGACCAGGACTACCGGAACCGCTACCTGTTCAAGGACCTCGCCCCGCTGCTGCCCTACCCGGACGAGTGGTACTCCAGCGGCGCCCTGGTCAAGGACTGGACCCTCGCCGGGCTGGCCGCGAAGATCGGCGTGCCGGCCGGTGCGCTGCGGGCCACCGTCGACCGGTTCAACGCCCAGGCCCGCGCCGGACGCGACACCGACTGGCGCCGGGGCGACAGCGCGTACGACGCCTACTTCGCCGACCCCACCAACACGCCCAGCCCCTGCCTCGCGCCGATCTGGCTGCCGCCGTTCTACGCCTTCACGATCGTGCCCGGCGACCTCGGCACCAAGGGCGGCCTGCTCACCGACGCCCGGGCCCGGGTGGTGCGCCCGGACGGCTCGGTGATCCCCGGCCTGTACGCCGCCGGAAACGCCAGCGCCGCCGTGATGGGCCACAGCTACGCCGGCGCCGGCTCGACCCTCGGACCCGCGATGACGTTCGGACACGTGGCCGGCCTGGAGCTGGCGGCCACACCGTGA